In Streptomyces sp. TS71-3, the following proteins share a genomic window:
- a CDS encoding GntR family transcriptional regulator — MTDVTAPMPRGLFTEDALPLYERIAARLLDDLRAAAARTGDRLPSERALVTRYAVSRVTLRAALAQLESRGIVRPSSSRGWFVAELGQTPDPAAASATAGPQIQGFADYAHANGLKATSKVLSATVRPATVAEAEQLRIAPGADLFDLHRLRFLDGLLVVLEHNRLPLTACPALAETDFNTASLYATLRAGDPPQVPRVADYSVEARHPTRREIELFEIADTMPMLVATQLTSNQAHRPIELTVQVYRGDRYHFRASITNQA, encoded by the coding sequence ATGACCGATGTGACGGCGCCGATGCCCAGAGGCCTGTTCACCGAAGACGCCCTCCCGCTGTACGAGCGCATCGCCGCCCGGCTGCTCGACGACCTGCGCGCCGCCGCTGCCCGTACCGGCGACCGGCTGCCCTCCGAGCGGGCTCTGGTCACGCGGTACGCCGTTTCACGCGTGACGCTGCGAGCCGCACTCGCCCAGTTGGAGTCGCGCGGCATCGTGCGGCCGTCGTCGTCGCGCGGATGGTTCGTCGCCGAACTGGGCCAGACCCCGGATCCGGCGGCGGCGTCCGCCACCGCCGGCCCCCAGATCCAGGGTTTCGCCGACTACGCCCACGCCAACGGCTTGAAGGCGACCAGCAAGGTTCTCTCCGCCACCGTCCGCCCGGCCACGGTGGCCGAGGCCGAGCAGCTCCGCATCGCCCCGGGAGCCGACCTCTTCGACCTCCACCGGCTGCGCTTCCTGGACGGCCTGCTGGTCGTGCTCGAGCACAACAGGCTCCCGTTGACGGCCTGCCCGGCCCTGGCCGAGACCGACTTCAACACTGCCTCGCTGTACGCCACCCTGCGAGCTGGGGACCCGCCGCAAGTACCGCGCGTTGCCGATTACTCGGTCGAGGCCCGGCACCCGACGCGACGGGAGATCGAGCTGTTCGAGATCGCCGACACCATGCCGATGCTCGTGGCGACCCAGCTCACCTCCAACCAGGCACACCGCCCCATCGAACTGACCGTCCAGGTCTACCGGGGGGACCGCTACCACTTCCGAGCCTCCATCACCAATCAGGCGTGA
- a CDS encoding carbohydrate ABC transporter permease, producing MTTTLAKPGRPDEATSPEWRGTSRPSARRRNWLGGLAGWLWLVVVAVPLYWTLITSLKSQSRYYASNPLVPSGDPTLDNYRLVIESDFIGYFINSVVVTAGAVVPAVAFSFMAAYAIVRGWRMRVLRVMNGLFLMGLAIPLQATVIPVYLIIIRLHLYDSLLALILPSIAFAIPLSVLVLSNFIRDVPKELFDSMRVDGATEWATLWRLAAPLTRPAILTVTIFNALTIWNGFLLPLILTQSPDRRTLPLALWTFQGQYGVNVPAVLASVVLTTLPILVLYALGRRQMLSGLTAGFSR from the coding sequence GTGACAACCACACTGGCCAAGCCCGGGCGCCCGGACGAGGCCACCAGCCCCGAGTGGCGAGGCACCTCCCGTCCTTCGGCCCGCCGGCGCAACTGGCTCGGCGGCCTCGCCGGATGGCTCTGGCTCGTCGTCGTCGCCGTGCCCCTGTACTGGACCCTCATCACCAGCCTCAAGTCCCAGAGCCGCTACTACGCGAGCAACCCGCTGGTGCCCTCCGGCGACCCCACGCTGGACAACTACCGGCTGGTCATCGAGTCCGACTTCATCGGCTACTTCATCAACAGCGTCGTGGTCACCGCCGGCGCCGTGGTGCCGGCGGTGGCGTTCTCCTTCATGGCCGCTTACGCCATCGTGCGCGGCTGGCGCATGCGGGTCCTGCGCGTGATGAACGGGCTGTTCCTCATGGGCCTGGCCATCCCGCTGCAGGCGACGGTGATCCCGGTCTATCTGATCATCATCAGGCTGCATCTGTACGACAGCCTGCTGGCGCTGATCCTCCCGTCGATCGCCTTCGCCATCCCGCTGTCCGTGCTGGTGCTGTCCAACTTCATCCGCGACGTGCCCAAGGAACTGTTCGACTCGATGCGGGTCGACGGCGCCACCGAGTGGGCGACACTGTGGCGGCTGGCGGCACCGCTGACCCGACCGGCCATCCTCACCGTGACCATCTTCAACGCACTGACCATCTGGAACGGATTCCTGCTGCCGCTGATCCTCACCCAGAGCCCTGACCGCCGCACCCTGCCGCTCGCACTGTGGACCTTCCAGGGCCAGTACGGGGTCAACGTCCCCGCCGTTCTCGCCTCCGTCGTCCTCACCACGCTGCCCATCCTGGTCCTGTACGCCTTGGGCCGCCGTCAGATGCTCAGCGGTCTGACCGCCGGATTCAGCAGATGA
- a CDS encoding glycoside hydrolase family 36 protein has protein sequence MTDMNRRTVLKVALGGAGLAAFPAEVMGAAPVAAAPNRDTDVVGVGDTSVALEFDDRLRSRVSLKDVNVTGFDASEVLLLDGKTVDAFAYRGRETRAIEGSRHGAGLQVTVWGDAATGVRKTVELTSFRRLTGMIVMKVTYTNVSGGELRVTGWRSGAHELLETPGGFYTFSGTTHTDRRDWVQPMTDKYYQENSLGMDSSDYGGGTPMASVWRPDAGLSVGHVEPVAKILSLPVRRTSGGASLAVQGDTPVTLGPGQKLATETTFLTALPGDHFVPLQRYRDYMGDIGLRASKAPKTAFDPIWCAWGYERDFTVDQVVGTLPKARAVGLKWAGLDDGWQTNEGDWDLNPRKFPRGDADMRAFTQQVRDAGMLPRLWWAPLAADPDSNLFRDHPDMLLLDRNGKKQKVTWWDAWTLCPAYQPTVDYFVALVKKFIGDWGYEGLKTDGQHLNAVAPCYNPAHGHARPEESTEGLAQFWKAVHEAANEAKPNALLELCPCGTAFAFHNLPYVDQYPGSDPESSYQVRSKGKTMKALMGEGSSYAGDHVELSDNGDDFASSYGVGAVLSTKFTNPGAGGPDDSIVLTPEREALWRKWVNLYEENMLSTGEYRGELYDIGFDKPETHVVAKGGTLHYAFYAPGWDGTVELRGLKRGRYRLTDPFTGTSLGTADAQHNTVKLSFDRFQLIVAEPMG, from the coding sequence ATGACGGATATGAACCGGCGAACCGTACTGAAGGTGGCGCTGGGAGGCGCCGGCCTGGCCGCCTTCCCTGCCGAGGTTATGGGCGCCGCACCCGTAGCCGCCGCACCGAACCGCGACACCGACGTCGTAGGCGTCGGTGACACCTCGGTGGCCTTGGAGTTCGACGACAGACTGCGTAGCCGGGTGTCCTTGAAGGACGTCAACGTGACGGGCTTCGACGCCAGCGAGGTCCTGCTGCTGGACGGCAAGACCGTCGACGCGTTCGCCTACCGCGGACGGGAGACCCGCGCCATCGAGGGTTCCCGGCACGGTGCGGGCCTCCAGGTGACCGTCTGGGGCGACGCCGCGACCGGAGTACGGAAGACGGTGGAGCTCACCTCCTTCCGGCGCCTGACCGGGATGATCGTGATGAAGGTGACCTACACCAACGTCTCCGGTGGTGAGCTGAGGGTGACCGGGTGGCGCAGCGGAGCCCATGAGCTCCTGGAGACCCCCGGCGGCTTCTACACGTTCTCGGGCACCACCCACACGGACCGCCGCGACTGGGTGCAGCCGATGACGGACAAGTACTACCAGGAGAACTCCCTGGGGATGGACTCCTCCGACTACGGCGGCGGCACCCCGATGGCGTCCGTGTGGCGTCCGGACGCCGGCCTTTCCGTCGGGCACGTCGAACCCGTGGCGAAGATACTGAGCCTGCCGGTGCGCAGGACGTCCGGCGGGGCGAGCCTCGCCGTCCAGGGCGACACCCCCGTCACTCTCGGGCCGGGCCAGAAGCTGGCCACGGAGACAACGTTCCTGACGGCCCTCCCGGGCGACCACTTCGTGCCGCTCCAGCGCTACCGCGACTACATGGGCGACATCGGCCTTCGCGCCTCCAAGGCCCCGAAGACGGCCTTCGACCCCATCTGGTGCGCCTGGGGCTACGAGCGCGACTTCACCGTCGACCAGGTCGTCGGAACGCTTCCCAAGGCGCGTGCCGTCGGTCTCAAATGGGCCGGGCTCGACGACGGCTGGCAGACCAACGAGGGGGACTGGGACCTCAACCCGCGGAAGTTCCCGCGGGGCGACGCGGACATGCGTGCCTTCACCCAGCAGGTCCGGGACGCCGGCATGCTGCCGCGCCTGTGGTGGGCACCGCTGGCGGCGGACCCCGACAGCAACCTCTTCAGGGACCACCCCGACATGCTCCTGCTGGACCGGAACGGCAAGAAGCAGAAGGTGACCTGGTGGGACGCCTGGACCCTGTGCCCGGCCTACCAGCCGACGGTGGACTACTTCGTCGCCCTGGTGAAGAAGTTCATCGGCGACTGGGGCTATGAAGGGCTCAAGACCGACGGGCAGCACCTCAACGCCGTCGCGCCCTGCTACAACCCGGCGCACGGGCACGCCCGCCCCGAGGAGTCGACCGAGGGCCTGGCGCAGTTCTGGAAGGCGGTGCACGAGGCCGCGAACGAGGCGAAGCCGAACGCTCTCCTGGAGCTCTGCCCGTGCGGCACCGCCTTCGCCTTCCACAACCTGCCCTACGTCGACCAGTACCCGGGCTCGGACCCGGAGTCGTCCTACCAGGTCCGCAGCAAGGGCAAGACGATGAAGGCGCTGATGGGCGAGGGCAGCAGCTACGCCGGCGACCATGTCGAACTGAGCGACAACGGCGACGACTTCGCCTCCAGCTACGGCGTCGGAGCCGTCCTGTCGACCAAGTTCACCAACCCGGGGGCGGGCGGCCCGGACGACTCGATCGTGCTGACCCCGGAGAGGGAAGCGCTCTGGCGCAAGTGGGTGAACCTGTACGAGGAGAACATGCTGTCCACCGGTGAGTACCGGGGCGAGCTGTACGACATCGGTTTCGACAAGCCCGAGACGCATGTCGTGGCCAAGGGAGGGACCCTGCACTACGCCTTCTACGCCCCCGGGTGGGACGGGACGGTCGAGTTGCGCGGCCTGAAGCGAGGCAGGTACCGCTTGACCGACCCGTTCACCGGCACCTCCCTGGGAACTGCCGATGCTCAGCACAACACCGTGAAGCTGAGCTTCGACCGGTTCCAGCTCATCGTGGCCGAGCCCATGGGCTGA
- a CDS encoding peptidase inhibitor family I36 protein, giving the protein MSLRTTLVRALRTVLTAALVSLALVTGTVGTASAQTATVPSARAATVPSAQPAAIQGDNSQASVDGVNGVPASGNGGDCPYLRVCLYTGANMTGTRFDLYVCRDYRLVQWNGIGSVWNNQSFGAAAVFMNREFTVLTTLKGPDANGTIFGFGAYDFSPIWYVRNC; this is encoded by the coding sequence ATGTCCTTACGCACCACGCTCGTCAGGGCCCTGCGCACCGTCCTCACTGCGGCGCTCGTCTCGCTCGCGCTGGTCACCGGCACCGTCGGAACCGCGTCCGCGCAGACGGCTACGGTCCCGTCCGCGCGGGCGGCCACCGTCCCGTCCGCGCAGCCGGCCGCCATCCAGGGCGACAACAGCCAGGCGTCGGTCGACGGCGTCAACGGCGTCCCCGCCTCCGGCAACGGCGGGGACTGCCCGTACCTGCGCGTGTGCCTCTACACCGGTGCGAACATGACCGGCACCCGGTTCGACCTGTACGTCTGCCGCGACTACCGGCTCGTGCAGTGGAACGGGATCGGCTCGGTGTGGAACAACCAGAGCTTCGGGGCTGCGGCCGTGTTCATGAACCGGGAGTTCACCGTCCTCACCACGCTCAAGGGCCCGGACGCCAACGGCACCATCTTCGGGTTCGGCGCGTACGACTTCTCACCCATCTGGTACGTCCGGAACTGCTGA
- a CDS encoding DUF5302 domain-containing protein, which produces MTAVSPAPEGSDSADAENPALTPDENGQYDLKAKFREALERKRNMQAEAAALAGNTDAAKIRGAHGPAASQRSFRRKSGG; this is translated from the coding sequence ATGACCGCAGTGTCTCCAGCGCCGGAGGGGTCGGATTCGGCTGACGCCGAGAATCCTGCCCTGACGCCGGACGAGAACGGTCAGTACGACCTGAAGGCCAAGTTCCGGGAGGCCCTGGAGCGGAAGCGCAACATGCAGGCGGAGGCCGCGGCCCTCGCCGGGAACACGGACGCGGCGAAGATCCGCGGCGCGCACGGCCCGGCTGCGAGCCAGCGCTCGTTC
- a CDS encoding MarR family winged helix-turn-helix transcriptional regulator: MPQVHAAGDVLGSEGGVAPEAESGEQRLGEHERVLAAVGPGSQRALSDQLRIDRSVMVGVCGGLERAGHVRRERDAGDRRAYAVTITESPRRLLALAEATVPHISTTPSKPSHQANASNSPYCSASSCDSTPDVRPRRQGGRPGRGSGRGVRRQASGVRRQASGVRRQASGVRRQAIMPFVQASSCIAVRARTTRTAATAAPTTAASATSRGVTFP; encoded by the coding sequence ATGCCACAAGTGCATGCCGCTGGAGACGTTCTCGGGAGTGAGGGCGGTGTGGCCCCCGAAGCCGAATCCGGGGAACAACGCCTCGGCGAACACGAGCGCGTGCTCGCCGCGGTCGGCCCCGGTTCGCAGCGCGCACTGAGCGACCAACTGCGCATCGACCGCAGCGTCATGGTCGGCGTCTGTGGTGGACTGGAGCGAGCGGGCCACGTACGGCGCGAACGCGACGCAGGCGATCGCCGCGCCTACGCCGTCACCATCACCGAGTCACCCCGTCGACTCCTCGCCCTCGCCGAGGCCACGGTCCCCCATATCTCGACGACACCTTCGAAGCCCTCACACCAGGCGAACGCGAGCAACTCTCCGTACTGCTCGGCAAGCTCCTGCGACTCGACGCCTGACGTCCGGCCCCGGCGGCAGGGTGGCCGCCCTGGACGTGGTTCCGGTCGTGGCGTCAGGCGTCAGGCGTCAGGCGTCAGGCGTCAGGCGTCAGGCGTCAGGCGTCAGGCGTCAGGCGTCAGGCGTCAGGCGATCATGCCGTTCGTTCAGGCCTCTTCCTGCATCGCGGTGAGGGCCCGGACGACGAGGACGGCTGCCACGGCTGCGCCCACCACGGCGGCATCCGCCACCAGCAGGGGCGTCACGTTCCCGTAG
- a CDS encoding APC family permease, with protein MTTTTDPAEGRSPGSSVAEPGLDAFGYSQELKRSLKLSDLVVHGLVAMVPIAPFTIFGVVFNGSEGMVPLIYLIGLVAMLFTALSYREMSRAFPIAGSVYTYAGRGINDGIGFIAGWGILLDYLLVPTLGCVMSAAALTSLLPAVPQWLWVVLFVVVNSAVNFFGIESTTRLNKIFLVGQLIVLALFVGFGLAAVLTGRNGAHLSFDPFLKPDLLAPGLVFGALSIAVLSFLGFDAVSTLSEEVRAGDRRLVGRATVYALIAVAVLFVAQTYVAALLVPGKTDFPGDEATNSAFYDIAEIAGGHWLKTTVVVAAALAIGVANSLVAQAATSRLLFSMARDRKLPAFLGHVHPVRRVPQRALLVVAVISLVIGLFLVGQVDLLSSLVNFGALFSFLLLHLSVFVHFVVRNHSRRWNLHLVAPAAGFVIIGSVLWNMDDRARIGGAVWLVIGACALLYRCRGGLGTDSEVES; from the coding sequence ATGACGACCACCACCGACCCGGCGGAGGGCCGGTCGCCCGGCTCGTCGGTCGCCGAACCGGGTCTGGACGCCTTCGGCTACAGCCAAGAGCTCAAACGCTCGCTGAAACTGTCCGACCTGGTCGTCCACGGCCTGGTGGCCATGGTCCCGATCGCGCCGTTCACCATTTTCGGCGTGGTGTTCAACGGCTCCGAAGGCATGGTTCCGCTGATCTACCTGATCGGCCTGGTCGCGATGCTCTTCACCGCGCTCAGCTACCGGGAGATGTCCCGGGCCTTCCCGATCGCCGGGTCCGTGTACACCTACGCCGGCCGCGGCATCAACGACGGGATCGGTTTCATCGCCGGTTGGGGCATCCTGCTCGACTATCTGCTCGTCCCCACGCTGGGGTGCGTGATGAGCGCGGCCGCGCTCACCTCACTGCTGCCCGCGGTGCCGCAGTGGCTCTGGGTCGTGCTGTTCGTCGTCGTCAACTCAGCGGTGAACTTCTTCGGCATCGAGTCGACCACGCGGCTGAACAAGATCTTCCTGGTCGGCCAGTTGATCGTGCTGGCACTGTTCGTCGGGTTCGGCCTGGCGGCCGTCCTCACGGGCAGGAACGGCGCGCACCTGTCGTTCGACCCCTTCCTCAAGCCCGACCTGCTGGCCCCCGGGCTGGTCTTCGGTGCGCTCTCCATCGCGGTGCTGAGCTTCCTCGGCTTCGATGCCGTCTCCACCCTGTCGGAAGAGGTCAGGGCCGGCGATCGGCGGCTGGTCGGCAGGGCCACGGTGTACGCGCTGATCGCGGTGGCGGTGCTGTTCGTCGCCCAGACCTACGTGGCGGCCCTGCTGGTGCCCGGCAAGACGGACTTCCCGGGCGACGAGGCGACCAACTCCGCGTTCTACGACATCGCCGAGATCGCCGGCGGGCACTGGCTGAAGACCACCGTCGTGGTCGCCGCCGCGCTGGCCATCGGTGTCGCCAACTCACTGGTGGCCCAGGCGGCGACATCGCGACTGCTGTTCAGCATGGCCCGGGACCGCAAGCTGCCGGCCTTCCTCGGGCATGTGCATCCGGTGCGCAGGGTCCCGCAGCGCGCGCTCCTCGTGGTCGCGGTGATCTCCCTGGTCATCGGCCTGTTCCTGGTGGGCCAGGTGGATCTGCTGTCGTCGCTGGTGAACTTCGGCGCGCTGTTCTCCTTCCTGCTGCTGCACCTCTCGGTCTTCGTCCACTTCGTGGTGCGCAACCACAGCCGCCGCTGGAACCTCCATCTCGTCGCCCCCGCCGCCGGCTTCGTGATCATCGGCTCGGTGCTGTGGAACATGGACGACCGAGCCCGTATCGGCGGTGCTGTCTGGCTCGTCATCGGCGCGTGTGCGCTGCTGTACCGCTGCCGCGGCGGGCTGGGCACCGACTCGGAAGTGGAGAGCTGA
- a CDS encoding antibiotic biosynthesis monooxygenase, which translates to MPSVVKINVLTVPDEQREILEKRFASRAGTVESSDGFEWFELLRPVEGTDQYLVYTRWRDEASFQAWMEGPMKSAHQGSGGDGAQRKPAASGSTLWTFEVVQQAAPKQG; encoded by the coding sequence GTGCCCAGTGTTGTAAAGATCAATGTCCTGACCGTGCCGGATGAGCAGCGCGAGATCCTCGAGAAGCGGTTTGCTTCGAGGGCGGGGACCGTGGAGTCGTCGGACGGTTTCGAGTGGTTCGAGCTGCTTCGCCCCGTGGAGGGAACTGACCAGTATCTGGTGTACACCAGGTGGCGGGACGAGGCTTCCTTCCAGGCGTGGATGGAGGGCCCGATGAAGTCCGCCCACCAGGGAAGCGGTGGGGACGGCGCTCAGCGCAAGCCCGCCGCCTCCGGGTCCACCCTGTGGACCTTCGAGGTGGTTCAGCAGGCCGCGCCCAAGCAGGGCTGA
- a CDS encoding DUF4328 domain-containing protein, with protein sequence MIDHTPHSALLPVRGRAAWATGALVLAAAAWTARAGWQLRLASVGQPASGPPDQGDGRHRVLTGLEDAYHLVAAFADALTVLCALTFLAWLLRVRDNARALSGSPPRYGWPWVYAGWILPIADLWIPRGIVADAYRATAPGRRLPACVNWWWGLWLVGLISGVGLMYADSTDDVIARAYGNVTPLLVADAAVVGAAVAAVLVVRALTAMQEEA encoded by the coding sequence ATGATCGACCACACTCCCCACAGCGCTCTGCTCCCCGTCCGCGGGAGGGCGGCCTGGGCGACGGGCGCCCTCGTTCTCGCCGCCGCGGCCTGGACGGCTCGGGCCGGCTGGCAGCTACGGCTCGCCTCCGTGGGACAGCCGGCGTCCGGGCCTCCGGACCAGGGTGACGGCAGGCACCGCGTGCTGACCGGACTCGAAGACGCCTACCACCTCGTCGCAGCCTTCGCGGACGCCCTCACGGTGCTGTGCGCGCTCACCTTCCTGGCCTGGCTGCTGCGCGTCAGGGACAACGCGCGCGCCCTGTCCGGAAGCCCCCCGCGTTACGGATGGCCCTGGGTCTACGCGGGCTGGATCCTTCCCATCGCCGACCTGTGGATCCCGCGCGGCATCGTCGCGGACGCCTACCGCGCGACCGCTCCCGGCCGGCGCCTGCCGGCGTGCGTGAACTGGTGGTGGGGCCTCTGGCTGGTGGGGCTGATCAGTGGAGTGGGCCTGATGTACGCCGACTCCACCGACGACGTCATCGCGCGTGCCTACGGGAACGTGACGCCCCTGCTGGTGGCGGATGCCGCCGTGGTGGGCGCAGCCGTGGCAGCCGTCCTCGTCGTCCGGGCCCTCACCGCGATGCAGGAAGAGGCCTGA